One genomic segment of Gopherus flavomarginatus isolate rGopFla2 chromosome 11, rGopFla2.mat.asm, whole genome shotgun sequence includes these proteins:
- the LOC127031723 gene encoding immunoglobulin alpha-2 heavy chain-like produces the protein MDSLLLPLLLLALAPGVRSQLRLQESGPGVLKPGETLTLTCAVTGGTVTEGDTVTRWGTVTSSRYWNWIHQAPGHGLEWMGYWSGSTSYAPSLQGRITISVNSSNAKYYLRLSSLTAANTGIYYCTRDTVTQGKAGTIQKEGADFKQSSVLFQVQLVQTDPGTVKPGEILSITCKVSGISISSYYWSWAHLPREGSRHQRSKHVPGAQLLDHTGAQEGLEWLAAFYDEANSKCYTSSVRGRFTASKDSTNFYLVT, from the exons ATGgactctctgctcctccccctgctcctcctggctcTGGCCCCGG GTGTCCGGTCCCAGCTCCGGCTCCAGGAGTCTGGCCCGGGGGTGCTGAAGCCCGGAGAGACCCTCACACTCACCTGCGCTGTCACCGGGGGCACGGTCACTGAGGGGGACACCGTCACCAGGTGGGGCACCGTCACCAGCAGCCGTTACTGGAACTGGATACACCAGGCCCCAGGCCATGGGCTGGAGTGGATGGGATACTGGTCTGGGAGCACAAGCTACGCCCCGTCTCTCCAAGGCCGAATCACCATCTCCGTGAATTCCTCCAACGCCAAATATTATCTGCGGCTGAGCTCGTTGACAGCTGCAAACACCGGCATCTATTACTGCACCAGAGACACAGTGACACAGGGCAAAGCAGGGACCATACAAAAAGAGGGAGCggattttaaacagagca GTGTCCTCTTTCAGGTGCAGCTGGTCCAGACCGACCCTGGGACGGTGAAGCCCGGAGAGATCCTCAGTATCACCTGTAAAGTCTCTGGAATCTCCATCAGCAGCTACTATTGGAGCTGGGCCCATCTGCCCAGGgagggctccaggcaccagcgctccaagcatgtgcctggggca CAGCTACTGGATCATACTGGAGCCCAGGAAGGACTGGAGTGGCTGGCTGCTTTTTATGATGAGGCAAACAGCAAGTGCTACACTTCCTCCGTCCGGGGCCGATTCACAGCCTCCAAGGACAGCACCAACTTCTACCTGGTCACCTGA